The following are from one region of the Sandaracinus amylolyticus genome:
- a CDS encoding SdpI family protein, whose translation MSSMRSAWILGTVALLGSAAVYPWLPPEVPIHFDVTGHVDGTAPKIVGAFLLPLVTLLTIAVVAWVHRRRSEHERAPIAATTLLSTALLTGLQVIVLRAALLGATDVGVALGTLLALASLGLALLLPRVRRNAVVGIRTPWTLASDEVWARSHRLGGYFFAAAGVIGLVAVLLGCPAVAVIALVAAAVAAGLGSWWIAREA comes from the coding sequence ATGTCGTCGATGCGCTCGGCTTGGATCCTCGGCACGGTCGCGCTCCTCGGCAGCGCGGCGGTGTATCCGTGGCTGCCGCCCGAGGTGCCGATCCACTTCGACGTCACCGGGCACGTCGACGGGACCGCCCCGAAGATCGTCGGCGCGTTCCTGCTGCCGCTCGTCACGCTGCTGACGATCGCGGTCGTCGCGTGGGTGCATCGCCGCCGCTCCGAGCACGAGCGCGCGCCGATCGCCGCGACCACCTTGCTCTCGACCGCGCTGCTGACCGGGCTGCAGGTGATCGTGCTGCGCGCCGCGCTGCTCGGAGCGACCGACGTCGGCGTGGCGCTGGGCACGCTGCTCGCGCTCGCGTCGCTCGGGCTCGCGCTGCTCCTGCCGCGCGTGCGTCGCAACGCCGTCGTCGGCATCCGCACGCCGTGGACGCTCGCGTCCGACGAGGTGTGGGCGCGCTCGCATCGGCTGGGCGGCTACTTCTTCGCGGCGGCCGGCGTGATCGGCCTCGTGGCGGTGCTGCTCGGGTGCCCGGCGGTCGCGGTGATCGCGCTCGTCGCGGCGGCGGTCGCCGCGGGCCTCGGCTCGTGGTGGATCGCGCGCGAGGCGTGA
- a CDS encoding TerB family tellurite resistance protein, with protein sequence MHLSRVPDHVAHAGLRALYTVCIADGELSPLEQSFLRGVQEHVLHSHVDLATLSPITLDELARAIAPGEHRARVLTGAVIAACIDGRATDDEVDVIEQLATALELDPAPVRTARRLAKQQLFLARIDIARRALAGHKVRQTVREEGALAMIAQLMPMMGVADRALAARYRALASSPAGTLGRGYFDFVESNGFSFPGEPGAGPEIIVVHDCLHVLGDYGTSPEQEIEVASFQAGCHGGDPLYGLLFGIAQYHLGVQVAPVAPAESMNADPERMMHAFARGCLVKRDMWSDFRPWEHFAKPLDALRDELNVVPA encoded by the coding sequence ATGCACCTCTCCCGAGTCCCCGATCACGTCGCCCACGCCGGTCTGCGCGCGCTCTACACCGTCTGCATCGCGGACGGCGAGCTCAGCCCGCTCGAGCAGTCGTTCCTCCGCGGTGTGCAGGAACACGTGCTCCACAGCCACGTCGACCTCGCGACGCTCTCGCCGATCACGCTCGACGAGCTCGCCCGTGCGATCGCGCCGGGCGAGCATCGCGCGCGCGTCCTCACCGGCGCGGTGATCGCGGCGTGCATCGACGGTCGCGCGACCGACGACGAGGTCGACGTGATCGAGCAGCTCGCGACCGCGCTCGAGCTCGACCCGGCACCGGTGCGCACCGCGCGCCGGCTCGCGAAGCAGCAGCTCTTCCTCGCGCGCATCGACATCGCGCGCCGCGCGCTCGCGGGGCACAAGGTCCGTCAGACGGTGCGCGAAGAAGGCGCGCTCGCGATGATCGCGCAGCTCATGCCGATGATGGGCGTCGCGGATCGTGCGCTGGCCGCGCGATATCGCGCGCTCGCATCGAGCCCTGCGGGCACGCTCGGACGCGGGTACTTCGACTTCGTCGAGTCGAACGGCTTCTCGTTCCCCGGCGAGCCGGGCGCGGGGCCGGAGATCATCGTGGTGCACGACTGCCTGCACGTGCTCGGCGACTACGGGACGAGCCCCGAGCAGGAGATCGAGGTCGCGTCGTTCCAAGCGGGATGCCACGGCGGTGATCCGCTCTACGGCCTGCTCTTCGGGATCGCGCAGTACCACCTCGGCGTGCAGGTCGCGCCGGTCGCGCCCGCGGAGTCGATGAACGCCGATCCCGAGCGGATGATGCACGCCTTCGCGCGTGGCTGCCTCGTGAAGCGCGACATGTGGAGCGACTTCCGCCCGTGGGAGCACTTCGCGAAGCCGCTCGACGCACTGCGCGACGAGCTGAACGTGGTGCCGGCGTAG
- a CDS encoding haloalkane dehalogenase: MAPTTIDSADALPRRRIRVLDTELSYVDVGEGAPVVFLHGNPTSSYLWRNVIPHVHRFGRCIAPDLTGMGASARPSGFSGRFVDHARYLDAFFEALGLTRDVVLVLHDWGSALGFHRARRHPEQIAGIAHMEALAVPLAWSDFEGPRAAMFRALRSERGESMVLDENVFVEAVLPRGVLRPLRDEEMNAYRAPFVDREARRQTLTWPRELSIDGEPRDVTEIVEAYSRWLASSTVPKLLIVAEPGAVVTGRVLEECRAWPSQTEVRVPGKHFLQEDSPHEIGAAVAAFVQRVRS, from the coding sequence ATGGCCCCGACGACGATCGACTCCGCCGACGCCCTGCCCCGCCGCCGCATCCGCGTGCTCGACACCGAGCTCTCCTACGTCGACGTGGGCGAGGGCGCGCCCGTCGTGTTCCTCCACGGCAACCCGACGTCCTCGTACCTCTGGCGCAACGTGATCCCTCACGTGCACCGGTTCGGACGCTGCATCGCGCCCGATCTCACGGGCATGGGCGCGTCGGCGCGCCCGTCCGGATTCTCCGGGCGATTCGTCGATCACGCGCGTTATCTCGACGCGTTCTTCGAGGCGCTCGGGCTCACCCGCGACGTGGTGCTCGTGCTGCACGACTGGGGCTCGGCGCTCGGCTTCCATCGCGCCCGCCGCCATCCCGAGCAGATCGCGGGCATCGCCCACATGGAGGCGCTCGCGGTGCCGCTCGCGTGGAGCGACTTCGAGGGCCCGCGCGCCGCGATGTTCCGAGCGCTGCGCTCGGAGCGCGGCGAGAGCATGGTGCTCGACGAGAACGTCTTCGTGGAGGCGGTGCTCCCGCGCGGCGTGCTGCGCCCGCTGCGCGACGAGGAGATGAACGCGTACCGCGCGCCCTTCGTGGATCGCGAGGCGCGCAGACAGACGCTCACCTGGCCGCGCGAGCTCTCGATCGACGGTGAGCCGCGCGACGTGACCGAGATCGTCGAGGCCTACTCGCGGTGGCTCGCGTCGAGCACGGTGCCGAAGCTCCTGATCGTCGCCGAGCCCGGCGCGGTGGTGACCGGTCGTGTGCTCGAGGAGTGCCGGGCGTGGCCGAGCCAGACCGAGGTGCGCGTCCCGGGGAAGCACTTCCTGCAGGAGGACTCGCCGCACGAGATCGGCGCCGCGGTCGCGGCGTTCGTGCAGCGCGTACGATCATGA
- a CDS encoding PLP-dependent aminotransferase family protein — protein sequence MDFLAKLDGRRDLTGQLYRQLRAAILDGRMRPGDQLPPTRDLAQRLEVSRHTVTTAYQRLIAESFLEARVGAGTFVASAAAVAAEGRRAPSVVAIRPRAVWAKIPLPAPAPPDAPYDFRLGVPDARLFPYATWRRLLGRELRPSRVRSAHYGDAAGDARLREAIARHVGASRSLQAGADDVVVTNGAQQAFDLVGRVLLDPGAIVAIEDPGYPLARRLFESQGARVVPVPIDDEGIVVSAIPHAAKLVYVTPSHQFPLGMPMSLARRMELLAWARRRRCVIVEDDYDAELRFVGRPVEPLQALDRHGLVVYVGSFSKVLLPALRLGYLVAPRSLHGALVSARRLSDWHAPLVPQRALARFIDEGALARHLRIATREYRARRERLERALAKHLGEQVEPIHGVAGLHVSAWLVDRRADAREIARRAADEGVAVHALSDFAMERRRTGLALGYGAIDVERIDAGIRKLARCIERVTG from the coding sequence GTGGACTTCCTCGCCAAGCTCGACGGGCGCCGTGACCTGACCGGGCAGCTCTATCGCCAGCTGCGCGCCGCGATCCTCGACGGACGGATGCGGCCCGGTGATCAGCTCCCGCCGACGCGCGATCTCGCGCAGCGGCTCGAGGTCTCGCGGCACACCGTCACCACCGCGTATCAGCGCTTGATCGCGGAGTCGTTCCTCGAGGCGCGGGTGGGCGCGGGGACGTTCGTGGCGAGCGCGGCCGCGGTCGCGGCGGAGGGACGGCGCGCGCCGTCGGTCGTCGCGATCCGACCGCGCGCGGTGTGGGCGAAGATCCCGTTGCCCGCGCCGGCACCGCCCGATGCGCCCTACGACTTCCGTCTCGGCGTGCCCGACGCGCGGCTCTTTCCGTACGCGACGTGGCGTCGTCTCCTCGGCCGCGAGCTGCGCCCGTCGCGGGTGCGGAGCGCGCATTACGGTGATGCGGCGGGTGACGCGCGGCTGCGCGAGGCGATCGCGCGGCACGTCGGTGCATCGCGCTCGCTGCAGGCGGGAGCCGACGACGTGGTCGTGACGAACGGCGCGCAGCAGGCGTTCGATCTCGTCGGTCGCGTGCTGCTCGATCCCGGGGCGATCGTCGCGATCGAAGATCCCGGATATCCGCTGGCGCGACGGCTCTTCGAGTCACAGGGCGCGCGCGTGGTCCCGGTGCCGATCGACGACGAGGGCATCGTGGTGAGCGCGATCCCGCATGCGGCGAAGCTCGTGTACGTGACTCCGTCGCATCAGTTCCCGCTCGGCATGCCGATGTCGCTCGCGCGGCGCATGGAGCTGCTCGCGTGGGCGAGGCGGCGTCGCTGCGTGATCGTCGAGGACGACTACGACGCGGAGCTGCGCTTCGTCGGTCGTCCGGTCGAGCCGCTGCAGGCGCTCGATCGGCACGGGCTCGTGGTCTACGTCGGATCGTTCTCGAAGGTGCTGCTGCCCGCGCTGCGGCTCGGGTATCTGGTCGCGCCGCGATCGCTGCACGGCGCGCTGGTGTCGGCGCGCCGTCTGAGCGACTGGCACGCACCGCTCGTCCCCCAGCGTGCGCTCGCGCGCTTCATCGACGAGGGCGCGCTCGCGCGTCACCTGCGCATCGCGACGCGCGAGTACCGTGCACGGCGCGAGCGGCTCGAGCGCGCGCTCGCGAAGCACCTCGGCGAGCAAGTCGAGCCGATCCACGGCGTCGCGGGGCTGCACGTCTCGGCGTGGCTCGTCGATCGACGCGCCGATGCGCGAGAGATCGCCCGGCGTGCCGCCGACGAAGGGGTCGCGGTCCACGCGCTCTCCGACTTCGCCATGGAGCGACGGCGCACCGGGCTCGCGCTGGGCTACGGCGCGATCGACGTCGAGCGGATCGACGCGGGCATCCGCAAGCTCGCGCGGTGCATCGAGCGCGTCACTGGATGA
- a CDS encoding MGMT family protein, with the protein MAKHRAEETPPFERVQALVKRIPRGRVATYGQLSRMIDGRLTPVGVGWAIRAAAEGSIPWQRVVGAKGRISTEREHPGLQREMLESEGVSFDEEGRVDLERHGWDPSARR; encoded by the coding sequence ATGGCGAAGCATCGCGCTGAGGAGACTCCGCCCTTCGAGCGGGTGCAGGCGCTGGTGAAGCGCATCCCGCGAGGGCGCGTCGCGACCTATGGCCAGCTCTCGCGGATGATCGACGGACGGCTCACGCCGGTCGGCGTGGGCTGGGCGATCCGTGCTGCGGCCGAGGGCTCGATCCCGTGGCAGCGCGTGGTCGGCGCGAAGGGACGCATCTCGACCGAGCGCGAGCATCCGGGGCTGCAGCGCGAGATGCTCGAGTCGGAAGGCGTGTCGTTCGACGAGGAGGGGCGCGTCGATCTCGAGCGACACGGGTGGGATCCGTCTGCGCGGCGCTGA
- a CDS encoding DUF2267 domain-containing protein encodes MDDTSFRELARERLGPLGPEESDRAIDVTLRVLAEACSRCLADHIAEALPPGAAKIMREVIGHELGGDASAIVARTARREGVRTALGVEHLGAIASVIGEHLDDETMRLAEAELDPSVVRLLQPRRFAPPTIAHHDAHPRTTLSEGHPGGTDQLAQAHHSSAHVDSVSGVAHEDERLSTAHGTRQEQQHETLAEGRSKRS; translated from the coding sequence GTGGACGACACGAGCTTTCGCGAGCTCGCGCGAGAGCGCCTCGGCCCGCTCGGGCCCGAGGAGAGCGATCGCGCGATCGACGTCACGCTGCGCGTGCTCGCGGAGGCGTGCTCGCGCTGCCTCGCCGATCACATCGCGGAGGCCCTCCCGCCGGGCGCCGCGAAGATCATGCGCGAGGTGATCGGCCACGAGCTCGGCGGCGACGCGAGCGCGATCGTCGCGCGCACCGCACGTCGCGAGGGTGTTCGCACCGCGCTCGGGGTCGAGCACCTCGGCGCGATCGCGTCGGTGATCGGTGAGCACCTCGACGACGAGACGATGCGCCTCGCCGAAGCCGAGCTCGACCCGAGCGTGGTCCGGCTGCTGCAGCCGCGACGCTTCGCGCCTCCGACCATCGCGCACCACGACGCGCACCCGAGGACGACGCTCTCCGAAGGACACCCCGGCGGCACCGACCAACTCGCGCAGGCCCACCACTCGAGCGCGCACGTCGACTCGGTCTCCGGCGTCGCGCACGAGGACGAGCGACTCTCGACCGCGCACGGCACGCGCCAGGAACAGCAGCACGAGACGCTCGCGGAGGGTCGCTCCAAGCGCTCATGA
- a CDS encoding SRPBCC family protein: MSDEAMHHDVFTVERTYRAAPERVFDAWADPVKKRRWFAEGEGWNIDSYDLDFREGGFERTRFRFGDGPPMTNDTVFHDIVANRRIVCSYDMTRSGQRFSVSLATLVLERAGSGTRARYTEQIVLFGQGRDAVEQRRLGCAELLGRLAAALGE; the protein is encoded by the coding sequence ATGAGCGACGAGGCCATGCACCACGACGTGTTCACCGTCGAGCGCACCTATCGCGCCGCGCCGGAGCGCGTGTTCGACGCGTGGGCCGATCCCGTCAAGAAGCGCCGGTGGTTCGCCGAGGGCGAGGGCTGGAACATCGACTCCTACGATCTCGACTTCCGCGAAGGCGGATTCGAGCGCACTCGGTTTCGATTCGGCGACGGACCGCCGATGACCAACGACACCGTGTTCCACGACATCGTCGCGAATCGACGCATCGTGTGCAGCTACGACATGACGAGGAGCGGACAGCGCTTCTCGGTGTCGCTCGCGACGCTGGTGCTCGAGCGGGCGGGGAGCGGGACCCGAGCTCGTTACACCGAGCAGATCGTCCTGTTCGGACAGGGTCGTGACGCGGTCGAGCAGCGCCGCCTCGGGTGCGCCGAGCTCCTCGGAAGGCTCGCCGCCGCGCTCGGCGAGTAG
- a CDS encoding serine/threonine-protein kinase PknK: MPPSTSPPPPVLGRYRILRRLGAGGMAEVFLAKSSGAEGIEKVLVVKRVLPTFARSPKFVSMFVDEAKVAMRLNHPNIVQVYNFEQVRDEFLLAMEYVDGLDLGRLLAAARRKGRRLPYALCALVAMEVAKGLDYAHNRKDESGVPMDIVHRDVSPQNVLVSYDGAVKVADFGIARARMVSEETGVIKGKFSYMSPEQARGQRVDRRSDVYSLGVLFSELLMNRAMYPGLQGMEVLEQVRDGRISAPRNVDSNVPAELDAIARRAMSFDREERYQTGRSLAGALSRWLHEQDELHDGGELERFLLEVAPREVTSPEGQRRASESPPAGTHATQMQMQPGREIRERRNVVVVAGRLRDAREREAVTGVEKTGEAASDLAARVLDDIAFKYDAILEWPDGAARRSFRFALGLGRVSVDDPLHATRLALDVLEALEGISADALVPFTASIGLSRGLVTTVRTGPRLRHEPIGNVFDVARGLADAGAREEILATGEVYRLARRAFAFDAQDVRDVTVTTHGGGATMRHIRAYKLRGARTREERAAEARTLATQVGLFGRANEIQALVETWVEVCASKRSSSLAIVGELGVGKSALVAAALGRFQPDPRLLRVECAFGASEVPYAAVAEMVREACSIPEDATPDRTLEVMRESVSRLIKVSDKRKSVIDALAPLLVPSFSKDGDAESGDPSQLVAMAVRDLLGALARQGPTVLWIDAAQFADAASLQLVARLLAQTYDNPLLVILCTRGGDRVEPLLRGIPRLELGELADEDRKALIVAQLGGAHVPVDLHQAIVHRAGGNPFFLLELVEALLDRGVIRVEGEGEGKRVVRRQGAPLALPTSLEDVIAARITELPDRERIALRWLSVVGPGLREGEISRVAGMPIDDAIASLEARGLVLRKAGGVLAFSSAVVRHVAYESIEPGDRARMHRRVGAWLEGLDVPVAPSRVARHHELAGDHAGAAAAWKEAGRAALAVYSNRDALRFFARALQLLPDDAPDRFELHEAREQILRVLGLRAEQRFELEAMRAIAERTREPRLLAIAMCRLARHDLDASRPVGVEAMLRRALDAAIEAGDKSAEVEAMRLFGHLRRDTGDVHGALEAFDRALARAGLDPDQLGARGLTLVQKGILLWRVGNLQSSLDASAESVAIFRRLGHKGHEAYALNALGVCLYSSGAFEDAIAVIRASILLDREVGDRLHLGRKAGNIGQMYADLGDVSRAMEFLRRALDVFESLDDQSGRVDTLTTMAELLVEQVGDLDAAQAALDDARGIAERLGDPYDLAHERIVRASLFAARGDHPSAEQAARAAVAHARTAAAAGYELLAAALRARLLAKLGRAQEARDLAREVQGGVRTRGVVERAQRLYFEVASALADAGDPEGSARALADARAVVDAHLAQIRDDALRDRYLATPVVRAIVGA; encoded by the coding sequence GTGCCGCCCTCGACCTCTCCTCCGCCGCCCGTCCTCGGTCGTTACCGCATCCTCCGGCGCCTCGGCGCGGGCGGGATGGCCGAGGTGTTCCTCGCGAAGTCGTCGGGCGCCGAGGGCATCGAGAAGGTGCTCGTGGTCAAGCGCGTGCTGCCGACGTTCGCGCGCTCGCCGAAGTTCGTCTCGATGTTCGTGGACGAGGCGAAGGTCGCGATGCGCCTCAATCACCCGAACATCGTGCAGGTCTACAACTTCGAGCAGGTGCGCGACGAGTTCCTGCTCGCGATGGAGTACGTCGACGGGCTCGATCTCGGGCGCTTGCTCGCAGCGGCGCGACGCAAGGGACGTCGCCTGCCCTACGCGCTCTGCGCGCTGGTCGCGATGGAGGTCGCGAAGGGGCTCGACTACGCGCACAACCGCAAGGACGAGTCGGGCGTGCCGATGGACATCGTGCATCGCGACGTCTCGCCGCAGAACGTGCTCGTCTCGTACGACGGCGCGGTGAAGGTCGCGGACTTCGGCATCGCCCGCGCGCGCATGGTCTCGGAGGAGACCGGCGTCATCAAAGGCAAGTTCAGCTACATGTCGCCGGAGCAGGCGCGCGGTCAGCGCGTCGATCGACGCAGCGACGTGTACTCGCTCGGCGTGCTGTTCTCCGAGCTGCTGATGAACCGCGCGATGTACCCCGGCCTGCAGGGCATGGAGGTGCTCGAGCAGGTGCGCGACGGACGCATCTCCGCGCCGCGCAACGTCGACTCGAACGTTCCCGCCGAGCTCGACGCGATCGCGCGCCGCGCGATGAGCTTCGATCGCGAGGAGCGATATCAGACCGGGCGCTCGCTCGCGGGCGCGCTCTCGCGCTGGCTCCACGAGCAGGACGAGCTGCACGATGGAGGCGAGCTCGAGCGCTTCCTCCTCGAGGTCGCGCCGCGCGAGGTGACGAGCCCCGAGGGACAGCGCCGCGCGAGCGAGTCGCCGCCCGCCGGCACCCACGCGACCCAGATGCAGATGCAGCCGGGTCGCGAGATCCGCGAGCGTCGCAACGTGGTCGTGGTCGCGGGGCGCCTCCGCGATGCGCGCGAGCGCGAGGCGGTGACCGGCGTCGAGAAGACCGGCGAGGCGGCGAGCGACCTCGCGGCGCGCGTGCTCGACGACATCGCGTTCAAGTACGACGCGATCCTCGAGTGGCCCGACGGCGCGGCGCGCCGCTCGTTCCGGTTCGCGCTCGGGCTCGGTCGCGTCAGCGTCGACGATCCGCTGCACGCGACGCGTCTCGCGCTCGACGTGCTCGAGGCGCTCGAGGGCATCAGCGCGGATGCGCTCGTCCCGTTCACCGCGTCGATCGGTCTTTCGCGCGGCCTCGTGACGACGGTGCGCACCGGGCCGCGGCTGCGGCACGAGCCGATCGGCAACGTGTTCGACGTCGCGCGTGGTCTCGCCGATGCGGGCGCGCGCGAAGAGATCCTCGCGACCGGCGAGGTGTACCGGCTCGCGCGTCGCGCGTTCGCGTTCGACGCGCAGGACGTGCGCGACGTGACGGTCACGACGCACGGCGGTGGCGCGACGATGCGGCACATCCGCGCGTACAAGCTGCGCGGCGCGCGAACGCGCGAGGAGCGCGCGGCCGAGGCGCGCACGCTCGCGACGCAGGTCGGCCTCTTCGGTCGCGCCAACGAGATCCAGGCGCTGGTCGAGACGTGGGTCGAGGTCTGCGCGAGCAAGCGCAGCTCGAGCCTCGCGATCGTCGGCGAGCTCGGGGTCGGCAAGAGCGCGCTCGTCGCGGCGGCGCTCGGTCGCTTCCAGCCCGATCCGCGATTGCTGCGCGTCGAGTGCGCGTTCGGCGCGAGCGAGGTGCCGTACGCCGCGGTCGCGGAGATGGTGCGCGAGGCGTGCAGCATCCCCGAGGACGCGACGCCGGATCGCACGCTCGAGGTGATGCGCGAGTCGGTGTCGCGCCTCATCAAGGTCAGCGACAAGCGCAAGAGCGTGATCGACGCGCTCGCGCCGCTGCTCGTGCCGAGCTTCTCGAAGGACGGCGACGCGGAGAGCGGCGATCCCTCGCAGCTCGTCGCGATGGCGGTGCGCGATCTGCTCGGTGCGCTGGCGCGACAGGGGCCCACCGTTCTCTGGATCGACGCCGCGCAATTCGCCGACGCGGCGTCGCTCCAGCTCGTCGCGCGCCTCCTCGCGCAGACCTACGACAACCCGCTGCTGGTGATCCTCTGCACGCGCGGCGGCGATCGCGTCGAGCCGCTGCTGCGCGGCATCCCGCGCCTCGAGCTCGGCGAGCTCGCGGACGAGGATCGCAAGGCGCTGATCGTCGCGCAGCTCGGCGGCGCGCACGTGCCGGTCGATCTGCACCAGGCGATCGTGCATCGCGCGGGCGGCAATCCGTTCTTCCTGCTCGAGCTCGTCGAGGCGCTCCTCGATCGCGGCGTGATCCGCGTGGAAGGCGAGGGCGAGGGCAAGCGCGTGGTGCGGCGCCAGGGCGCGCCGCTCGCGCTGCCGACGAGCCTCGAGGACGTGATCGCGGCGCGCATCACCGAGCTGCCCGATCGCGAGCGCATCGCGCTGCGCTGGCTCTCGGTGGTGGGCCCGGGGCTGCGCGAGGGCGAGATCTCGCGCGTCGCGGGGATGCCGATCGACGACGCGATCGCGTCGCTCGAGGCGCGCGGCCTGGTGCTCCGCAAGGCGGGCGGTGTGCTCGCGTTCTCGAGCGCGGTGGTGCGCCACGTCGCGTACGAGAGCATCGAGCCCGGCGATCGCGCGCGCATGCATCGACGCGTCGGCGCGTGGCTCGAGGGGCTCGACGTGCCGGTCGCGCCCTCGCGCGTCGCGCGCCACCACGAGCTCGCGGGCGATCACGCGGGCGCGGCCGCGGCGTGGAAGGAAGCGGGACGCGCGGCGCTCGCGGTGTACTCGAACCGCGACGCGCTACGCTTCTTCGCGCGCGCGCTGCAGCTCTTGCCCGACGACGCGCCCGATCGCTTCGAGCTGCACGAGGCGCGTGAGCAGATCCTGCGCGTGCTCGGCCTGCGCGCGGAGCAGCGCTTCGAGCTCGAGGCGATGCGCGCGATCGCGGAGCGCACGCGCGAGCCGCGCCTGCTCGCGATCGCGATGTGCCGGCTCGCGCGCCACGATCTCGACGCGTCGCGCCCGGTCGGTGTCGAGGCGATGCTGCGGCGCGCGCTCGATGCCGCGATCGAGGCCGGCGACAAGTCCGCCGAGGTCGAGGCGATGCGGCTCTTCGGGCACCTGCGCCGCGACACCGGTGACGTGCACGGCGCGCTCGAGGCGTTCGATCGTGCGCTCGCGCGCGCGGGGCTCGATCCCGATCAGCTCGGCGCGCGCGGCCTGACCCTGGTGCAGAAGGGCATCCTGCTCTGGCGCGTCGGCAACCTGCAGTCGTCCCTCGACGCGAGCGCGGAGTCGGTCGCGATCTTCCGCCGGCTCGGGCACAAGGGGCACGAGGCGTACGCGCTCAACGCGCTCGGGGTGTGCCTCTACTCGAGCGGTGCGTTCGAGGACGCGATCGCGGTGATCCGCGCGTCGATCCTGCTCGATCGCGAGGTCGGCGATCGCCTGCACCTCGGGCGCAAGGCCGGCAACATCGGGCAGATGTACGCGGACCTCGGCGACGTCTCGCGCGCGATGGAGTTCCTGCGGCGCGCGCTCGACGTGTTCGAGTCGCTCGACGATCAGTCGGGCCGCGTCGACACGCTGACCACGATGGCCGAGCTGCTCGTCGAGCAGGTCGGTGATCTCGATGCCGCGCAGGCTGCGCTCGACGATGCGCGCGGGATCGCGGAGCGGCTCGGCGATCCCTACGACCTCGCGCACGAGCGCATCGTGCGCGCGTCGCTCTTCGCGGCGCGCGGTGATCATCCGAGCGCGGAGCAAGCGGCACGCGCCGCGGTCGCGCACGCCCGCACCGCGGCGGCAGCGGGCTACGAGCTGCTCGCGGCGGCGCTGCGCGCGCGCCTCCTCGCGAAGCTCGGCCGCGCGCAGGAGGCGCGAGATCTCGCGCGCGAGGTGCAGGGCGGCGTGCGCACGCGCGGCGTCGTCGAGCGCGCGCAGCGTCTCTACTTCGAGGTCGCGAGCGCGCTGGCCGATGCCGGGGATCCCGAGGGCTCGGCGCGCGCGCTCGCGGACGCGCGCGCGGTGGTGGACGCGCACCTCGCGCAGATCCGCGACGACGCGCTCCGCGATCGTTATCTCGCGACGCCGGTGGTGCGCGCGATCGTGGGGGCCTGA
- a CDS encoding ArsR/SmtB family transcription factor: MLEQQAAVDRVFHALGDPARRAMIDRLSRGPASVSELAAPFSMTLAAVVQHVQVLEASGVITTQKVGRVRTCQLAPEGLAAAERWISERRSLWERRFDRLGALLDEEEEAPTPTPKKRKKR, from the coding sequence GTGCTTGAGCAACAGGCAGCGGTCGATCGGGTCTTCCACGCCCTCGGAGATCCCGCGCGCCGCGCGATGATCGATCGGCTCAGCCGTGGGCCGGCGTCGGTCAGCGAGCTCGCTGCGCCGTTCTCGATGACGCTCGCGGCGGTCGTGCAGCACGTGCAGGTGCTCGAGGCGAGCGGCGTGATCACGACGCAGAAGGTCGGGCGCGTGCGCACGTGTCAGCTCGCGCCCGAAGGCCTCGCCGCGGCCGAGCGCTGGATCTCCGAGCGACGCTCGCTGTGGGAGCGGCGCTTCGATCGGCTCGGCGCGTTGCTCGACGAAGAAGAAGAAGCCCCGACTCCCACGCCCAAGAAGAGGAAGAAACGATGA
- a CDS encoding autorepressor SdpR family transcription factor — MKDTFSALSDPTRRAILRLLRRGSRTAGEIAEEFELSKPTLSHHFRVLEAAGLVRSEKRGTSVVFTLQTNVLEDAAAELLELAGKAPAASSSKKKVRS; from the coding sequence ATGAAGGACACGTTCTCCGCGCTCTCGGACCCGACGCGCCGCGCGATCCTGCGGCTCCTGCGGCGCGGCTCACGCACCGCCGGAGAGATCGCCGAGGAGTTCGAGCTCTCGAAGCCGACGCTGTCGCATCACTTCCGCGTGCTCGAGGCCGCCGGGCTCGTGCGCTCGGAGAAGCGCGGCACGAGCGTGGTGTTCACGCTCCAGACCAACGTGCTCGAGGACGCGGCCGCGGAGCTGCTCGAGCTCGCCGGCAAGGCTCCCGCGGCGTCCTCCTCGAAGAAGAAGGTGAGGTCCTGA